One segment of Panicum virgatum strain AP13 chromosome 3K, P.virgatum_v5, whole genome shotgun sequence DNA contains the following:
- the LOC120698141 gene encoding transcription factor PCF8-like isoform X4, with protein MISGNLTNEELAARCTKAEAPAAGAGAVVAKSPAVPSSRHWPPSTESRIVRVSRVFGGKDRHSKVRTVKGLRDRRVRLSVPTAIQLYDLQDRLGLSQPSKVVDWLLDAAQHEIDKLPPLQFPPQAQGLVAHLPPSMVAPFANGAADRAAAAANAATGASAAMADGDKRHCHGGIKGLMGFNNSVGLVNGAMPLAHGLYYTPGGEPWANGNAVHDQLVFYSPEGGGFAMKEAADHQFLGNLDHSEGQLSLSSARSFLHPGSQG; from the exons ATGATAAGCGGCAACCTCACAAATGAAGAGCTGGCGGCCAGGTGCACCAAGGCCGAGGCcccggccgcgggcgccggcgccgtcgtcgccaaGAGTCCCGCCGTGCCGAGCTCGCGGCACTGGCCGCCGTCCACGGAATCGCGGATCGTGCGCGTGTCGCGGGTGTTCGGCGGCAAGGACCGGCACAGCAAGGTGAGGACCGTCAAGGGGCTGCGCGACCGGCGCGTGCGCCTGTCCGTGCCGACGGCGATCCAGCTCTACGACCTCCAGGACCGGCTGGGCCTCAGCCAGCCGAGCAAGGTGGTCGACTGGCTGCTTGACGCCGCGCAGCACGAGATCGACAAGCTGCCGCCGCTCCAGTTCCCGCCACAAGCGCAGGGCCTCGTCGCACACCTGCCCCCCTCCATGGTGGCGCCGTTCGCGAACGGCGCAgccgaccgcgccgccgccgccgcgaacgcgGCGACGGGCGCGTCCGCGGCGATGGCCGACGGCGACAAGCGCCACTGCCACGGCGGCATTAAAGGACTCATGGGCTTCAACAATTCAGTCGGCCTCGTCAATGGCGCGATGCCGCTGGCTCACGGATTGTACTACACGCCCGGCGGTGAACCTTGGGCAAATGGCAATGCCGTCCACGACCAG CTCGTCTTCTACTCGCCGGAAGGTGGTGGCTTCGCCATGAAAGAAGCCGCCGATCATCAGTTCCTAGGTAACCTCGACCATTCGGAAGGGCAGCTCTCACTGAGCTCAGCaagaagcttccttcaccccgGCAGCCAGGGATGA
- the LOC120698141 gene encoding uncharacterized protein LOC120698141 isoform X2, protein MISGNLTNEELAARCTKAEAPAAGAGAVVAKSPAVPSSRHWPPSTESRIVRVSRVFGGKDRHSKVRTVKGLRDRRVRLSVPTAIQLYDLQDRLGLSQPSKVVDWLLDAAQHEIDKLPPLQFPPQAQGLVAHLPPSMVAPFANGAADRAAAAANAATGASAAMADGDKRHCHGGIKGLMGFNNSVGLVNGAMPLAHGLYYTPGGEPWANGNAVHDQVSHGTSPQTVAHHSPFSSLLSLAPGPQLVFYSPEGGGFAMKEAADHQFLGNLDHSEGQLSLSSARSFLHPGSQG, encoded by the coding sequence ATGATAAGCGGCAACCTCACAAATGAAGAGCTGGCGGCCAGGTGCACCAAGGCCGAGGCcccggccgcgggcgccggcgccgtcgtcgccaaGAGTCCCGCCGTGCCGAGCTCGCGGCACTGGCCGCCGTCCACGGAATCGCGGATCGTGCGCGTGTCGCGGGTGTTCGGCGGCAAGGACCGGCACAGCAAGGTGAGGACCGTCAAGGGGCTGCGCGACCGGCGCGTGCGCCTGTCCGTGCCGACGGCGATCCAGCTCTACGACCTCCAGGACCGGCTGGGCCTCAGCCAGCCGAGCAAGGTGGTCGACTGGCTGCTTGACGCCGCGCAGCACGAGATCGACAAGCTGCCGCCGCTCCAGTTCCCGCCACAAGCGCAGGGCCTCGTCGCACACCTGCCCCCCTCCATGGTGGCGCCGTTCGCGAACGGCGCAgccgaccgcgccgccgccgccgcgaacgcgGCGACGGGCGCGTCCGCGGCGATGGCCGACGGCGACAAGCGCCACTGCCACGGCGGCATTAAAGGACTCATGGGCTTCAACAATTCAGTCGGCCTCGTCAATGGCGCGATGCCGCTGGCTCACGGATTGTACTACACGCCCGGCGGTGAACCTTGGGCAAATGGCAATGCCGTCCACGACCAGGTGAGCCATGGCACTTCGCCTCAAACGGTGGCTCACCACTCGCCGTTCTCATCGCTGCTGTCTCTGGCTCCGGGGCCTCAGCTCGTCTTCTACTCGCCGGAAGGTGGTGGCTTCGCCATGAAAGAAGCCGCCGATCATCAGTTCCTAGGTAACCTCGACCATTCGGAAGGGCAGCTCTCACTGAGCTCAGCaagaagcttccttcaccccgGCAGCCAGGGATGA
- the LOC120698141 gene encoding transcription factor TCP13-like isoform X3, with protein MLLKMISGNLTNEELAARCTKAEAPAAGAGAVVAKSPAVPSSRHWPPSTESRIVRVSRVFGGKDRHSKVRTVKGLRDRRVRLSVPTAIQLYDLQDRLGLSQPSKVVDWLLDAAQHEIDKLPPLQFPPQAQGLVAHLPPSMVAPFANGAADRAAAAANAATGASAAMADGDKRHCHGGIKGLMGFNNSVGLVNGAMPLAHGLYYTPGGEPWANGNAVHDQLVFYSPEGGGFAMKEAADHQFLGNLDHSEGQLSLSSARSFLHPGSQG; from the exons ATGCTT CTCAAGATGATAAGCGGCAACCTCACAAATGAAGAGCTGGCGGCCAGGTGCACCAAGGCCGAGGCcccggccgcgggcgccggcgccgtcgtcgccaaGAGTCCCGCCGTGCCGAGCTCGCGGCACTGGCCGCCGTCCACGGAATCGCGGATCGTGCGCGTGTCGCGGGTGTTCGGCGGCAAGGACCGGCACAGCAAGGTGAGGACCGTCAAGGGGCTGCGCGACCGGCGCGTGCGCCTGTCCGTGCCGACGGCGATCCAGCTCTACGACCTCCAGGACCGGCTGGGCCTCAGCCAGCCGAGCAAGGTGGTCGACTGGCTGCTTGACGCCGCGCAGCACGAGATCGACAAGCTGCCGCCGCTCCAGTTCCCGCCACAAGCGCAGGGCCTCGTCGCACACCTGCCCCCCTCCATGGTGGCGCCGTTCGCGAACGGCGCAgccgaccgcgccgccgccgccgcgaacgcgGCGACGGGCGCGTCCGCGGCGATGGCCGACGGCGACAAGCGCCACTGCCACGGCGGCATTAAAGGACTCATGGGCTTCAACAATTCAGTCGGCCTCGTCAATGGCGCGATGCCGCTGGCTCACGGATTGTACTACACGCCCGGCGGTGAACCTTGGGCAAATGGCAATGCCGTCCACGACCAG CTCGTCTTCTACTCGCCGGAAGGTGGTGGCTTCGCCATGAAAGAAGCCGCCGATCATCAGTTCCTAGGTAACCTCGACCATTCGGAAGGGCAGCTCTCACTGAGCTCAGCaagaagcttccttcaccccgGCAGCCAGGGATGA
- the LOC120698141 gene encoding uncharacterized protein LOC120698141 isoform X1 has translation MLLKMISGNLTNEELAARCTKAEAPAAGAGAVVAKSPAVPSSRHWPPSTESRIVRVSRVFGGKDRHSKVRTVKGLRDRRVRLSVPTAIQLYDLQDRLGLSQPSKVVDWLLDAAQHEIDKLPPLQFPPQAQGLVAHLPPSMVAPFANGAADRAAAAANAATGASAAMADGDKRHCHGGIKGLMGFNNSVGLVNGAMPLAHGLYYTPGGEPWANGNAVHDQVSHGTSPQTVAHHSPFSSLLSLAPGPQLVFYSPEGGGFAMKEAADHQFLGNLDHSEGQLSLSSARSFLHPGSQG, from the exons ATGCTT CTCAAGATGATAAGCGGCAACCTCACAAATGAAGAGCTGGCGGCCAGGTGCACCAAGGCCGAGGCcccggccgcgggcgccggcgccgtcgtcgccaaGAGTCCCGCCGTGCCGAGCTCGCGGCACTGGCCGCCGTCCACGGAATCGCGGATCGTGCGCGTGTCGCGGGTGTTCGGCGGCAAGGACCGGCACAGCAAGGTGAGGACCGTCAAGGGGCTGCGCGACCGGCGCGTGCGCCTGTCCGTGCCGACGGCGATCCAGCTCTACGACCTCCAGGACCGGCTGGGCCTCAGCCAGCCGAGCAAGGTGGTCGACTGGCTGCTTGACGCCGCGCAGCACGAGATCGACAAGCTGCCGCCGCTCCAGTTCCCGCCACAAGCGCAGGGCCTCGTCGCACACCTGCCCCCCTCCATGGTGGCGCCGTTCGCGAACGGCGCAgccgaccgcgccgccgccgccgcgaacgcgGCGACGGGCGCGTCCGCGGCGATGGCCGACGGCGACAAGCGCCACTGCCACGGCGGCATTAAAGGACTCATGGGCTTCAACAATTCAGTCGGCCTCGTCAATGGCGCGATGCCGCTGGCTCACGGATTGTACTACACGCCCGGCGGTGAACCTTGGGCAAATGGCAATGCCGTCCACGACCAGGTGAGCCATGGCACTTCGCCTCAAACGGTGGCTCACCACTCGCCGTTCTCATCGCTGCTGTCTCTGGCTCCGGGGCCTCAGCTCGTCTTCTACTCGCCGGAAGGTGGTGGCTTCGCCATGAAAGAAGCCGCCGATCATCAGTTCCTAGGTAACCTCGACCATTCGGAAGGGCAGCTCTCACTGAGCTCAGCaagaagcttccttcaccccgGCAGCCAGGGATGA